In Mycolicibacterium nivoides, the DNA window GACCACGGCCAAGGCCACGGTCAGGACGGCGACTCCCAGGGCGAAGGTGACGACGGCGGAAGCTCGCCGGGCACCCGCACGTCCCACAAACCCACCAAGACGAGCGGCAAGCCCACCAAGACGACGGGCAAACCGACCAAGACCGACGAACCCACCGGGCCGTCGCAACCGTCCGGCACCCGGACGCCTCCGCAAACCGGAACCGACACCAACACCCCGACCAAGACCGACACGCCGACCCCGACCAAGACCGACACGGCGACACCCAGCACGAAGCCGTCGGAGTCGGAGACACCCACGACTTCGGGCACTGTCGAGACGACCACGGCGTCGTCGTCGACCGAGACCACGGTGACGATGTCTGCGACGACGACTGCGACCACCTCGCGCACGACCGAGACGACAGCGACCACCACGAAAACGACCGAGCCGACAACCGAGACCACGGAGACCACCGAGACCACCGAGACCACCAAGTCGACCTCGGAGACGACCTCTGGGACTTCGGGGACCACCACATCGGGGAGCACCGAAACCACCACGACCCTCATCGGCGGCCCGGCCGGAGGAGGCGGTGGCGTTGGCGGCGGGGTTCCCGCGCCGTTCAACTTCCCGCGCCCGCCGCAGATGCTGTTGCCGCCACCGCAGGCCCAGGTGCTCGCCGACGTGGCCGCGCCGCCCCCGCCCGGCCTCGCCGCGGCGGCCGGGGTGGCGCCGGTAGCCGTTCCGGTGGTCGTGCTGCCTGTCATCGTGCCGCCGCTCGCGGTGCCGTTGGGCGCTCCGGGTTCCGATCATGGGCCGCAGTCCGGCCCGAGGTCGGGACCCGACGTGCAGCCCAACACCAAGATGCGGACCCAGACGAGGCCTCCCGCCGCCGTCGGTTTGGACGCGGGCCTCCCGCCGGCGTCCTTCCGGGCCGGCTACACGGACTACCTGCGCACCGCAAACACGCTGGAAATCGCGGCGATGGCCCTGCCCGGCGTGACCGGGATGATGGCACTGACCGGCCTGGGCGGGCTGGTGGGTTACCGGCAGGCGAAAGCCGGCCGTACGGTCCGAATCGACGCCAGTCGATTCATGCGTTAGGAACGACCTGGGAGAATCCAGGTAAGGGGTCTTGTCCGGGCGTGCTACGAAAGGGTGGAAAGGGGGATCATGTCCGCCAGTCGAAGCGTCACGCGCGCTGTCAACGAGGTTCTCGACCTCGCCCCTCGACAGGGCGAAGTCACATTGACCCGCCTGGTCGACGCGGTGAGCGCAGACCGCGGCAGGCCGATCGAACTGACCATGGCAGAGCTTCCGCCCGGGGTCTGCGGGCAGTGGCGTCAGTACGCCGACCGCGATGTGTTCCTCATCCAGCAGGGCCTGCCGGCCTGGGACCGCACCCTGGCTCACGAGCTCGGCCACCTGGTGCTCGGCCACGAGGGCATCTCGATCGTCGACGCCGCCGCGGCCACCGCCGAGGTGGCCACCTCGGATCTGATCAGCTACATGCTCAACCAACGGACCGGCTGCATGGGTCCCAACGGCGAGGACATCGAGCAAGAAGCTGAGGACTTCGCCGCGCTCCTGCTCTACCGCCTGGGCCGGCTGCCCTCCGACCGGTCATCGATCGTGCAGGTACGCCTCGGAGAGGCATTTGGTTGATCGTCTGGGTGATCGCCGGCCTCCTCGGCCTGGCTACCGGCCTGCGCATCGGTTGGGCACTGGTCAACAAGCAATCCCTGGTGAGCTCCGCGATGATCCTGTCGTTGGGCAGCCTCGGCGTCGTGGCCGCACTGAACTGGCAGCCGCTCGCCCTGCTGATCGACACGGTGGTGCACTGGCCAAACATCGCGGTCGGCCTCAGCCAGCTCGCGCTGATCGCATGTGCCGCAGGCAGTTGCGTGATGATCACGACCGCGTCCTCGGGTCATTCGGCCACACTCACCCGGCGCATCGCACTGATCCAGTACGGCATCGCAGGCGTCGTGGCCGTCATCAGCCTGGTGATCTTCTTCCGTGCGGGTAGGCAACCGGAGATGTCTCCCTCGGAGTACCTCAGGCGGGACCTCGGGTCGAGCGGCACGTCGTGGCTGCTGCCGTTGCTCTACGTGTTCCTGGCCCTCACCCTGGTGGCCTGGGCCGGTCTGCGCTACTCGAACCGCAGCCGGCGAGGGCGGGCGCTGTTCCTGTTCACCGTCGGCATGGTGCTGATCGTCGCCGCCAGCGGCTTCGTCCTGCTCCGGGCTGCGGGGCGGACCGAGCCCGTCGGCGTCGGCGCCGCGGCCACCATGCTCGGGTCCGCCATGGTCATCGTCGCCGCCGGATCACTGCTGCCGAGCGTCGAAGACTGGTTCGGTGCGCAACACGAACTGCGGACCATCAAACCGCTGCTGAATGAACTGGCCCGCCGCCAGCCCGATGTGGGCATCGGGGTCCGGCCGCGCGGGCCGCTGGTGTTCCGCGTCGCCGAACGAATGTCGCTGATCTCTGACGCGCTCTATCTGGAGGCCACCGCGGCCGACGCGCGGCGGCACGAAACCGCCGGGCCGCGTGGATCAAGTGGCGCAACAGAATTGGGAGATACCGAGCGACCTCAGGTGTCACCCCGGGATCAGGCGCGGGCCATCGCCCAGTGGATCAACGACACCCGCGAGGATGACAACGATTCGGCGTTCCCGGGGTTGGCGTGGCTCAGCCAGCCCGAATCATATTCAGACCGGGAATGGATACTGGCGATTGCCGAGCAGTACCGGGATTTGGACCGCGCAGCGGCGCGCAGCTGAAACCCGCGTGAGTGGGAACCACCGAAATGGTCCCCACTCACGTGGGTTTGAGCGCGGTGAAACGCCAGACGAGTCTGACGAATCAGTCGTCGAGGTGTTCCCGGCGGCGCAGCTCGTCGACCTTCTGGACCAGGTCCTGCTGAGCCTCGTTGGACAGCCCGACGGTGCGGGCGGCGATCCGGCGGATCCCCTCGTCACGCATGCTGGCCAGCCAGGTCAGCTCCTTGTCGAGCTTCTCGTAATACTCGTCGTCGGTGAAGTAAGCCGGCTTGATCCGGAAGAAGTTGGCAAGTGCGGCCATGGTTGCCGCCGACGGGTTGGTCCGGTTGCCCGAACGGAGCTGCGACAGGTACGGAGCCGACATGGTGACGCCCTCGGACTTGAGTGCGGCGATCACCTCGGCAGACGTGTGGGGTCCGCGCCCAGGCGGATAAACCGTATCGAACAGGCGGTTTAGGCGGGCGGCGAACGTCTTGCTCATCGATTTGACCTCCACATGCTTCACGAGCGGTACGAATAGGCGGCGTATTTGCTGACTATGGTAGCGAGTGTTGTGACGACAACCAAGTGCAAACGCCACAAAAGTTAAACGGGCTTTGCGTTTTGACGGCCTCTGGCACGGAAACCGGGGCCTTCGCCGTGGAGGTGGCGCGGGATTGCGCCGTCTGGCAATGCAAAAGGTGACGGTCGCGTTGTATTCGGCGCGGTGAGCTGCGCTCACAGGTGCGCTTGATCATGATCAACTTGTGGGCCGGCAACCAGGGCGCAGCCGTGACTAGGGGAAACGGATATTTGCTGGAGTGCGAACCCCTCGTCGCGTCGGATTGCGCGCAAGGCTGTTGTCGAACGACGTGGAACACGTTACAGGTTGGGCGATGGAATGTGCATCAGCCCCCTTGTGCGCGATTGCCAGACCACCTCGAGAGGATTCTGGCGTCGATTCCAGGCGGGGTTGCGGGGCGGAAACCGGTGGACGTTTGCGCTGCGGCCGGACAAACGATGGCACAAATATGGCGGCGCGGACGGTTGCGGCGGGGTGCCCCGGCTATCTGAGGGTGGCGACGGGTAGCCGAATACGGCGACCCTGCTGCTGACGCCGGCGCTGACGCCTGCGGCTGCGGACATGGCGACCTTTCGACACACCGCCGGTATGTGCCGCATGCGCGGCGCACTTACATACGGTCGAAGGTCTCACTCACCCACCGCATCGCCATCTGTCGGACGGGCCTGACGCCAGCGTGTCGGCACGACGATTGCGGGCTGTTGCCCTTCGCTGATCTTGAGGACCCTATCGGCTGACGGCGTAGTCCGCTACATTTCCTACCTATTTCGGGTAGCCAGATTCTCCTGATTGGAGAGGGTGTCCCTCGACTGACAGCGTCATGCCGCCAGGAGCATAGCCAGGATCGCGGTGTCGGGGTGGCTGATCGGATCGACACCCACCCGGCTGACCATTGATGTCACCGTGCCGTCCGATTCGGCTTCGACCCAGGCGGCTCGGTGTTCCAGCCCGAGATATGGAAGGCCAGGTAGCAGTACGCAACCCGACGCCGCGCCGGTGCACTCCGGAAGTGACGGCGTCGTCTCCGAGGGCGGATGCAGCATCAGCAGTGCCGGTGGCTGATGCTCGGCGAAATACCCGGGTGGAACCGCGGATTCGCCGACCACCGGCCCCTCGGCTATGACCAGGCCGACGGTGCCGGGCAGGGGCTGCTCGGGCAACTCCTCGCGGACGCCGAAAACCGTTGTAGTGGAAAGCAATCCGGGAAGTGAAGCGACCCGGACGGTCACGATGAGAAGCTGCGCCCACTCCTTGGTGGATTCGGGCCATCGACCCGCGACCACAAAACCTTTGAGCGCGCCGCCGGAATGAAAGGGGGCGATCTCGATCGCCCGGCCGGACCCCGTCGTATCCATATCGCCTCCGGGACATCGGTGTTGGTGCACCGGCGGATCGGTGCTCCGACACGTCTGTGGGTCGATCACATCAGAATGCGGCAGCAGCGGGAACGGTGCAAGGCGACACGGCCCGGAAACGAGGGCGGGGCGTCACGCAGTACGCGCGACGCCCCTTGGTGAGAGATCAGAAAACCGATCCAGCCCTCGAACCGGACCTATGGCCGAACTAGCCGAAGATCAGGCCGTTGGTCTTGGAGGTGGCTGCCGCGTAGCGGTTCTGCACGTCCTCCCAGTTCACGACGTTCCAGAACGCCTTGACGTAGTCGGCCTTGACGTTCTTGTACTGCAGGTAGAAGGCGTGCTCCCACATGTCGACCTGCAGCAGCGGGATGATGCCGAGCGGCACGTTGGCCTGCTGGTCGTAGAGCTGGAAGGTCAGCAGCCGGTCGCCGAGGCTGTCATAGCCGAGTACGGCCCAGCCCGAACCCTGAAGTCCGTTGGCGGCGGCGGTGAACTGCGCCTGGAACTTGTCGAACGAGCCGAACTGGTCGTCGATGGCCGCAGCGAGGTCGCCGGTCGGCTTGTCGCCACCGTTGGGGGACAGGTTCTTCCACCAGATCGAGTGGTTCACGTGGCCGCCGAGGTGGAACGCGAGGTTCTTCTCGTTGAGGAAGATCGCCGCGTGGTCACCGTTGGCCCGCGCCTCGTCGAGCTTGGCGACGGCGTCGTTGACACCCTTGACGTAGGCCGCGTGGTGCTTGCTGTGGTGGAGTTCGTTGATCTGCCCGGAGATGTGGGGCTCCAGCGCTCCGTAGTCGTAATCCAGGTCCGGCAAAGTGTATTCAGCCACGAGATTCCTTCCTCATTATCGATCGATGGAGCCAAGCGCCCTCAGCGATCCTGAAGTTCGTCAAGATCGCTGCCAACCTTGCTCCATCGCAGGGCGCACCGCAAGGACGCGCGCGCCGACCCCACGTATACCCGATGAGGCGACGGTCAGAACAAGACGATGACTGCGAGCACGCCCAGCAACAGCAGGGCGATCACGCCGGCCCGAAGGAAGGCCATCAACTGGTTACGGGTGTGCAGATGCCCGGCGGAATGCCACTCGGGCTGCGGAAAGGCTGATCCCGATCCGATCGGATGTGACGCCATCAAACACTCCTGACCTGCACGATCAATGCTTGCCCCCCAGTGAGTTCTGTCACAACAGCTGGTGTGACGCTGATCATAGACCCTGTAATGGCCAGGGGAAAATCGGCCGCCGCGCAAGTGGATGAGGCGGGCTCCGCGCCTGGAATCAGGCTGATCCCAATCGATCCGGGTGAGGCACCCGTGGCCACGTTTAGCCGAGTGCTTAATTTCGCTCCGCATCGGTGGTGGTTGTTGATCGCTGCCGTGGACACCCCAGGTTTATCCACAGTGAAGGACAGCTACCGCACAGTAATCCCCATATCGCGGGCTTTCCCGCTGGTGCCGGCCTGTGGATGAACCTGTGGAAACTGTGGATAGCTTCTCGTTGCTAACGGCGCCGCGAGGCATCAGGGGCGGGTGCACTCGACGCCGCGGGCATGCGAGCATTGAGGGCATGGACGATGTGGAAGTCGGGCAGGCCGATATCGCTGCGGTACCCACCACGTTCGAAGGTTCGGTCGTGCTGCTGGACGTCCGTGAGGACGACGAATGGCAACGCGGTCACGCCGCGGGCGCGCAGCACATCCCGATGGGTGATGTCCCGACGAGGATCGCCGAGATCGACCCGGATGCCGAGCTGTACGTGATCTGCCATGCGGGTGGACGTTCTCTGCGCGTGGCGAACTACCTGGCCCGCAACGGCTACACCCCGATCAACGTCGAAGGCGGAATGCTGGCCTGGGCCGGAGCCGGTCGTCCGGTCATCACCGACGCCGGTGGCCCGGGCAGCGTCTGATCGCGGGGACCGGGCGGGAGATCGTGGCTAGGCTGGTCGGATGATCCAGGTGTGTTCGCGGTGCGGGACGCGCTGGAACGTGCGTGACCGGCAGCGGTCGTGGTGTCCCCGGTGCGGCGGTTCGTTGTTGGCGCCTTCTGCGTCGTCGCCTCCGTCGCCGTGGGGACCTGCTGCGCAGTCTCCCGCGTCTCCGGCACTGTCACCACAGTCGCCGGGGGCACCCCGCACGCCGCAACTCGCGCCTGGCTACCGCTGGATCGCCCTGCGCCCGGGCGCTCCGCCACGTCAGCGGCGGCGGCGCCGCTCTCTCGGGCCGACGCCGCACTACCGCACGATTCCGAGCTGGGGCCTGCACCAGTACTTCGACGTCGATGAACAGCCGGAGAAGACCCCTGAAGAGTCCGGCGTGGCCACGGTGCGCATCATGCTCGTCGCAGCCATGGTGGTGCTGGGGATCGCGGCTTTCGCCCATGTGATCCGGTATGTGCTGCTGCTGATCAACCGCAGCGTGCTGTTGCACCCGTTGATCGCCATCGGCGGCCTGGTGATCGGTCTGCTGGCCAGCGTGGTGGCGATCGGCGTCGTGGTCATGACGGTGGTCGCGCTGGTGCGCTGGCTGATCGCGCGTC includes these proteins:
- a CDS encoding ImmA/IrrE family metallo-endopeptidase — its product is MSASRSVTRAVNEVLDLAPRQGEVTLTRLVDAVSADRGRPIELTMAELPPGVCGQWRQYADRDVFLIQQGLPAWDRTLAHELGHLVLGHEGISIVDAAAATAEVATSDLISYMLNQRTGCMGPNGEDIEQEAEDFAALLLYRLGRLPSDRSSIVQVRLGEAFG
- a CDS encoding secretion protein EspR; protein product: MSKTFAARLNRLFDTVYPPGRGPHTSAEVIAALKSEGVTMSAPYLSQLRSGNRTNPSAATMAALANFFRIKPAYFTDDEYYEKLDKELTWLASMRDEGIRRIAARTVGLSNEAQQDLVQKVDELRRREHLDD
- a CDS encoding peptidase, whose protein sequence is MDTTGSGRAIEIAPFHSGGALKGFVVAGRWPESTKEWAQLLIVTVRVASLPGLLSTTTVFGVREELPEQPLPGTVGLVIAEGPVVGESAVPPGYFAEHQPPALLMLHPPSETTPSLPECTGAASGCVLLPGLPYLGLEHRAAWVEAESDGTVTSMVSRVGVDPISHPDTAILAMLLAA
- a CDS encoding superoxide dismutase, translating into MAEYTLPDLDYDYGALEPHISGQINELHHSKHHAAYVKGVNDAVAKLDEARANGDHAAIFLNEKNLAFHLGGHVNHSIWWKNLSPNGGDKPTGDLAAAIDDQFGSFDKFQAQFTAAANGLQGSGWAVLGYDSLGDRLLTFQLYDQQANVPLGIIPLLQVDMWEHAFYLQYKNVKADYVKAFWNVVNWEDVQNRYAAATSKTNGLIFG
- a CDS encoding rhodanese-like domain-containing protein, which codes for MDDVEVGQADIAAVPTTFEGSVVLLDVREDDEWQRGHAAGAQHIPMGDVPTRIAEIDPDAELYVICHAGGRSLRVANYLARNGYTPINVEGGMLAWAGAGRPVITDAGGPGSV
- a CDS encoding DUF4328 domain-containing protein, producing MIQVCSRCGTRWNVRDRQRSWCPRCGGSLLAPSASSPPSPWGPAAQSPASPALSPQSPGAPRTPQLAPGYRWIALRPGAPPRQRRRRRSLGPTPHYRTIPSWGLHQYFDVDEQPEKTPEESGVATVRIMLVAAMVVLGIAAFAHVIRYVLLLINRSVLLHPLIAIGGLVIGLLASVVAIGVVVMTVVALVRWLIARRAAAYAEHGEVDPRSTTTLWLCCLAPGVNLVMAPVFVWELATLEGRLSYLRRPIVVWWIVWVLSAVVATWTMASTVYVTFFNDVPQNIADNTVAVIVGYLLGLAAFLLTAKVFTGFEGTGTTTAERSVRRWVVIEPEATEPSENREDSAESAVPVEPQGQNPAA